In one Janibacter cremeus genomic region, the following are encoded:
- a CDS encoding asparagine synthase-related protein: protein MQRWSKLTWHRDGPVSEPADGAGPRLAEAARELVTVVLSRGAVMSSSSDARSTLRHPRHEPLGHRCGAAAPVPPGRWKATFRSSWRTTGSRSESLGENTAAEQRRSWFSPFTTYERPSTAGGGCRNARHLSQQRATGRPPSRRARGRPVVLAPDNLLERSDRMSMAASLERRPPLLDHRLVELAIRLPSQHQVHRTTTRWP, encoded by the coding sequence GTGCAGAGGTGGTCCAAGCTGACCTGGCACCGCGACGGTCCCGTCTCGGAGCCTGCCGACGGCGCGGGGCCCCGCTTGGCCGAGGCGGCCCGCGAGCTGGTCACAGTCGTGTTATCGAGGGGGGCGGTGATGAGTTCGTCGTCGGATGCCCGAAGCACCCTGCGGCACCCTCGACACGAACCTCTTGGCCATCGCTGCGGGGCTGCCGCGCCGGTGCCGCCGGGACGGTGGAAAGCCACCTTCCGCAGTTCTTGGCGTACCACCGGATCGCGCTCCGAGTCCCTTGGGGAGAACACGGCCGCGGAGCAGCGTCGTTCGTGGTTCTCGCCCTTCACGACGTACGAGCGACCATCGACTGCTGGCGGTGGGTGCCGCAACGCGCGCCATCTGTCCCAACAGCGAGCAACGGGGCGACCCCCTTCGCGACGTGCTCGTGGAAGACCTGTCGTCTTGGCTCCCGACAACCTGCTCGAGCGGAGCGACCGCATGTCGATGGCCGCGTCGCTCGAACGGCGGCCGCCGCTGCTGGATCATCGACTCGTCGAATTGGCCATCCGGCTCCCCTCCCAGCACCAAGTCCATCGCACAACCACCCGTTGGCCCTGA
- a CDS encoding class I SAM-dependent methyltransferase has product MLGLATLIVELPEDRWQPRNGMYGRADAAVLRGMVRHHRPTRALEIGSGYSTAVTLDAAARHLPGLRITCVESNRQRLRYRLRPGDDMAIIKANAQDVPLESFTQLEARDVLFIDSSHVLKHGSEVVWLYLHVLPVLAPGVIVHVHNVHCPFKYPERWLREGRDSTEAHLLRALLTHNDVWKVRPMMGSMRMDLGREFLCHEPTDALWMQCA; this is encoded by the coding sequence ATGCTCGGTCTCGCCACCCTCATTGTCGAGCTGCCTGAGGACCGGTGGCAGCCGCGCAACGGGATGTACGGTCGCGCCGACGCCGCGGTGCTGCGTGGCATGGTGCGCCACCATCGACCGACGCGCGCGCTGGAGATCGGGTCAGGCTACTCGACAGCGGTCACCCTCGACGCCGCCGCGAGGCACCTGCCGGGGCTGCGGATCACGTGCGTCGAGTCCAACAGGCAGCGGCTGCGGTATCGGCTGAGGCCCGGTGACGACATGGCCATCATCAAGGCAAATGCTCAAGACGTACCGCTGGAGTCATTCACCCAGCTCGAGGCCAGGGACGTTCTGTTCATCGACTCCTCCCACGTGCTCAAGCACGGCTCCGAGGTGGTCTGGCTCTACCTGCACGTCCTGCCCGTGCTCGCTCCAGGCGTCATCGTCCACGTTCACAACGTCCACTGTCCGTTCAAGTATCCCGAGCGATGGCTGCGTGAGGGACGCGACTCGACGGAGGCGCATCTCCTGCGCGCGCTCCTGACCCACAACGACGTGTGGAAGGTCCGACCGATGATGGGGTCGATGCGGATGGACCTCGGGCGCGAGTTTCTTTGTCACGAGCCGACGGATGCGCTGTGGATGCAGTGCGCCTGA